Sequence from the Bombus pascuorum unplaced genomic scaffold, iyBomPasc1.1, whole genome shotgun sequence genome:
tcagttgggaaatactttcgcacgcggcttactcaccagacttggctccgttcgattactatttatttgtatcgatgggacacgcactgtatatatataaatatttatccaccTCATATGACGCTGAGACCTGCCACAGGAGTTGCATTGTAGAAGTATTGCATAGTCATATTTCATGCAACACAGCTACTATACAGACTTGTAGCAAGTaagcaattgcataaatatatgcataaaaactattgttaccagacaagcgttcagttgggaaatactttcgcacgcggcttactcaccagacttggctccgttcgattactatttatttgtatcgatgggacacgcactgtatatatataaatatttatccaccTCATATGACGCTGAGACCTGCCACAGGAGTTGCATTGTAGAAGTATTGCATAGTCATATTTCATGCAACACAGCTACTATACAGACTTGTAGCAAGTaagcaattgcataaatatatgcataaaaactattgttaccagacaagcgttcagttgggaaatactttcgcacgcggcttactcaccagacttggcttcgttcgattactatttatttgtatcgatgggacacgcacttTCTGACCAGCACTTCGCTTCTTACGAAAATGGCTCGATGACTGGTTTGCCTAAAAAGAGACACAGTTTTTTTGACGTGGCATCCACCAATAGCCAGACAggtgggaaaaatgtatagctagcgatgggcaatacttcgaataaaatatttttaatcattttcatacaataaacgtgtattttctatataaaaattccggtttcatatttacatacctgGTACAATAATGAGTCATGAAAAAGATAAACCCATGTAAAAGACAAGATTGAATGAGGTATATTCTTATACCAGTAATATATCAGTTAGCAGAGATAGCTGGTCCTAATTGCctcattaatttgtaacattcttGAAGTCTCTTTATATCTCCTACCCTCTCAAGAGTTTTAGCAGCTTCTGCAAGCATGCCTGCACGTTCTCCAGGAGAGGCTAATAATAGTGGAGGTAAATGTCGGCAAGCTAAACATAAAGCTACCGCGTGTTCTCTTTCTCCAGTATATTGATCTTGTGAACGATCTTTTCCACGGATAATTGAAGAACGTGAATTTCTGTGATGTAAGCTACGGTCTAACAATATTTGAGTTTTCACTGGTGTTGCTCCCGCCATTATACGTGTTGTGGCTTCATAAACAAATACTCTTGCTAAAGTAGACTAAAAAGTACGTGACAAttgttaaaaacaataattaacttataaattataatattagaaaatatatataaacttacTGGAATATGTTGACATAATTGTCTCAAACAAGCTAAATCACGTTGAAAACCTCCAAGAGATATATTTGtagttaatttttctaaatcgttATCTAATTCCTGCCAAAGTGTAGTTCGCATTTCAAGTAACCAATCACAAATCCACAATTGAGTAAGCTAAAACAATAATCAAagctaataagaaaattattattaattttgtagatttgaTTGATTTGTTGGATTCAGGAGCTGTTAAATGCTATCTATCCCTAAGAAAAAGTTTTGATTCCATTTTCTACCAtcctgtaaaatattataagccaaattcttagaaatcatttcatttctttttaaattaaggaCAAAGGAGTTGATAAATCATCtggtatgtaaaaaattttttaggaAGACTACTATACATAGGTAAAGAGAAtccctttaatttcaaatggaGTGAGAtattaacatttctttattcaaagagctcttattaaatatttataatatttaatatttatcttattaaatatatataagaataatatttaacttgaatattttttgactTTGCACAGTTAAAGAGTTATGGTAAAAAATACGTGTTTCTCTCAAGAGAAACTCCAGAAGGTaaacagagaagaaaggaggggaaaaatatatgtataaatgtattccaaagtgaaaattattttaataaatgtttaaaatgatGTCTTTAGATTTCTAAACACCTATTAAGTCTTTCATAAATACTGTTTTAAGCATTTCATAGCGTTAATGAAATAACCAATGTGTATGCGCAGTAAATACttttaagtttatattttcctttattgtaggatatattaaatatttaatcatcatATGAGAAGATGATTAAATAGTACGGTTCATCTctctaaagaatttaaaatttacattgttcataaaatatttcaagaaattacctttctattatcaaacaaataggtaaaaaaatatgtttataaaaagagttgaaatatattcttgtCTCTAAATGTATCTAGAACtgcattgaattatttattaaatctctttaattgtgcagaataaaaagaaatgttttaagtAAATGTTACTCTGTTTGATATGAGTTAcctaaacgaagaaaatgcaTTTAAGATAAATGAAGGAGGCTGCCTTTAAACTTTTCTTAGTAgtcttaaaaaaattgattgcaCTCCAAATGATTACCCCGCTATCATGTTTAAtttaggaaagaaagaaaatatgtacaatagtttataagaaaacagtctataacattttatttcgtctaccctgtatatatatatttatctaccaCATATGACGCTGAGACCTGCCACAGGAGTTTCACTCTAGAAGTACTGCATAGTTATATTTCATGCAATGCCACTAGAGTGCTCACTTGTAACAAGTaagcaattgcataaatatatgcataaaaactattgttaccagacaagcgttcagttgggaaatactttcgcacgcggcttactcaccagacttggctccgttcgattactatttatttgtatcgatgggacacgcactgtatatatataaatatttatccaccTCATATGACGCTGAGACCTGCCACAGGAGTTGCATTGTAGAAGTATTGCATAGTCATATTTCATGCAACACAGCTACTATACAGACTTGTAGCAAGTaagcaattgcataaatatatgcataaaaactattgttaccagacaagcgttcagttgggaaatactttcgcacgcggcttactcaccagacttggctccgttcgattactatttatttgtatcgatgggacacgcactgtatatatataaatatttatccaccTCATATGACGCTGAGACCTGCCACAGGAGTTGCATTGTAGAAGTATTGCATAGTCATATTTCATGCAACACAGCTACTATACAGACTTGTAGCAAGTaagcaattgcataaatatatgcataaaaactattgttaccagacaagcgttcagttgggaaatactttcgcacgcggcttactcaccagacttggcttcgttcgattactatttatttgtatcgatgggacaagcactgtatatatatatatataaatatttatctaccaCATATGACGCTGAGACCTGCCACAGGATTTGCGTTCTAGATGTACTGCATAGTTATATTTCATGCAACACAACTAGAACTGCAAACTTGTAACAAGTaagcaattgcataaatatatgcataaaaactattgttaccagacacttttaattttgtgagaattaaacaatatacttaaagttactacatatataattcattatttgatcattttcttttgttttatgaaaaaaagtgtaatgatattcattttgagaagataaataacataaaaacagatttttcaaaaatcataaatttcaaaaaatataaaaaaaattaaatattttatttccgtatTCGAatcatatgttatataatttattacttcataatttctaaatttattatctgtgtaaaataaaagcattgcaaaaagatataagtaattataataatttttgtataaaagaattgaatatattaatatattataaacataatatttaaatatcttaccaAAACGTTTTGGGATGACTGTTGcttgcaattataataaaccaAACATTGTTCAAGCAATATTCCTGCCTGATCAATAAAACGCATAGAGACTGATTTAGTAGTCGCTTTTGTTGCTTGCAAagcatttaaaacaatatatggTAGTGGactaatactattattattattgcaaagttgataacatttttcataaggAAATTTGCTTTCAACAATGCTCCATGCTTGTGAATcgtcttctttcaatttccaaCATGCTGCTAGATATATAACTGCTCCCCACCATAATCCAATTTCATCTTCGCAATCTAAAACATTGATTCaccaaattctatttattagttaaagaaaaaaaaggaagaaagaaatttaatgccATCCAATACCACCAATGAACTCATTAAacaagatattatttaaacttaCGTGTAACTGTAACTTTGTCAGTACATAAAAATCCAGCATCTATTCCAGCAGAAGCCATAATAGTTTGTCCATATTCTAATATTGAAGATAAATGAGCATCTCCAACAGTACCGGTTAAAATACGTAAACAATGTCCGATTAAATAATCTCTATATGCACGTGAAGCATACGATAAAGGATCAGCTTTACCAGTTGATATCAGCTTTACCACCGACATCGGCTACAAGAACAAATCGCTATGGACGGAAAACGATGCTCTGTGTTTGGTGGGATCAGAAGGATGTGATCTATCATGAGCTGTTAAAACCtggcgaaaccgttaatactgagcgctaccgacaacaaacgatcgatttgaatcgagctttgcgtgaaaaacgaccagaatatgaaaaaaggcaacacaaagtaattttgctccatgataatgcaccatcgcatacagcaaaaccggtcaaggaaacgatcgaagcgttcagttgggaaatactttcgcacgcggcttactcaccagacttggctccgttcgattactatttacttgtatcgatgggacacgcactgtatatatataaatatttatccaccACATATGACGCTGAGACCTGCCACAGGAGTTGCATTGTAGAAGTATTGCATAGTCATATTTCATGCAACACAGCTACTATGCAGACTTGTAACAAGTaagcaattgcataaatatatgcataaaaactattgttaccacacacttttaattttgtgagaattaaacaatatacttAAAGTTACTActtatataattcattatttgatcattttctttcgttttatgaaaaaaagtgtaatgatattcattttgagaagataaataacataaaaacagatttttcgaaaatcataaatttcaaaaaatataaaaaaaattaaatattctatttccgTATTCGAatcatatgttatataatttattacttcataatttctaaatttattatctgtgtaaaataaaagcattgcaaaaagatataagtaattataataatttttgtataaaagaattgaatatattaatatattataaacataatatttaaatatcttaccaAAACGTTTTGGGATGACTGTTGcttgcaattataataaaccaAACATTGTTCAAGCAATATTCCTGCCTGATCAATAAAACGCATAGAGACTGATTTAGTAGTCGCTTTTGTTGCTTGCAAagcatttaaaacaatatatggTAGTGGactaatactattattattattgcaaagttgataacatttttcataaggAAATTTGCTTTCAACAATGCTCCATGCTTGTGAATcgtcttctttcaatttccaaCATGCTGCTAGATATATAACTGCTCCCCACCATAATCCAATTTCATCTTCGCAATCTAAAACATTGATTCaccaaattctatttattagttaaagaaaaaaaaggaagaaagaaatttaatgccATCCAATA
This genomic interval carries:
- the LOC132915761 gene encoding sterol regulatory element-binding protein 2-like — translated: MASAGIDAGFLCTDKVTVTHCEDEIGLWWGAVIYLAACWKLKEDDSQAWSIVESKFPYEKCYQLCNNNNSISPLPYIVLNALQATKATTKSVSMRFIDQAGILLEQCLVYYNCKQQSSQNVLLTQLWICDWLLEMRTTLWQELDNDLEKLTTNISLGGFQRDLACLRQLCQHIPSTLARVFVYEATTRIMAGATPVKTQILLDRSLHHRNSRSSIIRGKDRSQDQYTGEREHAVALCLACRHLPPLLLASPGERAGMLAEAAKTLERVGDIKRLQECYKLMRQLGPAISAN
- the LOC132915762 gene encoding uncharacterized protein LOC132915762, whose product is MASAGIDAGFLCTDKVTVTHCEDEIGLWWGAVIYLAACWKLKEDDSQAWSIVESKFPYEKCYQLCNNNNSISPLPYIVLNALQATKATTKSVSMRFIDQAGILLEQCLVYYNCKQQSSQNVLVRYLNIMFIIY